Genomic DNA from uncultured Methanospirillum sp.:
AAAACGTGCTCTTTATCTGTACTCACAATTCAGCCCGGTCCCAGATGGCAGAAGGGTATCTCAATGCAACGTATGGCGATCAATATCAAGGCCTGAGTGCCGGAACCGAGGTAACCCGGGTCCATCCCCTCGCTATCAGGGCGATGGAAGAGATCGGGATCGATATCACTCATCACCGGTCAAAGGCACTGATCGAGTTCTTTGACCTGGATATCGATCTTGTAGTGACTGTCTGTGATAGTGCCAATGCTGCCTGTCCGATGTTCCCTGGAGCAAAGCAGATGGTCCATGTCAGTTTCCCGGACCCGTCAGGTGCGACCGGGAATGAAGAAGAGCAGATGAAGATCTTCAGGCAGGTAAGGGATGAGATCATCACCTGGATTGATGCAAATCTTAAAAAATAATCTTTTTTGCATGAAAAGCCTTTTTCATCCGTCCTGCCTGGAACCCCCAACGGGGGACTGTTAGGGTTTTAGGGATGGTTATCCCATAAACAGCAACGCGGTGAAATACAGACCTATCAAAATGAATATCACCGCTACGATTCTTCTGAACCAGACCTCGGCAGCCTGCACCTTTCCCAAAAAATTACTGCACCGTTTTACCCCGGTGACGAGGAGCACCGAGAAGAGGATCACGGGCAGACCTGTTGCAAAGCCAAACGCCAGGGGAACTCCGATCGGATCCTGGGTACTCAGAGCCAAGGGAACGAGCATCCCGAAGAAAAGAACCGCACTGAACGGACAGAAACTCAGGGCAAAGAGGATACCCAGGAGAAAACTCCCGAGCAGCCCCTGATCTGACAACTTCTGGCTCATCCGTTCCTTGAGCTCCTGTAGCCCGGCATGTTCGAACCCGAAGGAGAGCGGGATGATCTCAAGCATGAGGATACCGCAGACGAGGAGGATCGGACCGAGGAGCAGATCGCCATACTCCTGCAGGAACAAGGCGATTGACTGAACATTCAATCCGCAGAGAACAATGAGAGCGGCGATGGCGACATACACAAACATCCGCCCAAGGCTGTAGAGCAGCCCGACGAGGATTGTGTACCTGCTGTCCCCGATCTTGCGGGAGACATACGCAATAGCGGTCACATTGGTTGCCATCGGGCAGGGGCTGATCGCCATCATCAGACCGATAAAGAACGCAGCGACGAGAGGAATATCACTGGTCCCCATCGCCTCCATGAAACTCATCAGGTCCGTCACGAGAGATCACCCGCCAGACGTAGATCGATTACCCCTTTCAGATAATTCATGTACTGAGTCTTGTTCCCGGTCATATACCAGACCTTGTGATTACTCTCCCGGTTGAAAGCAGTCTTGTTATACACTCCGATCATCAGGGAGGAGCCGGTTACTCCATACCGTTCTACCAGATCGGCACTCTTGGGTTCCTGGTAATTGATGTGGTCAAAGACGATCTTCTTGTTTTTTAGTTCGTTTGGGAAGAAGGTATTCACTGTCTCTTCTGCGTAGTCACCAACTATCGTGCAACTCCGGCACCCGTTTGTCGGGTGGAAATGGTATACCTCTACCTTCTCTACCGGTGACATCACACCCGCACCGGCAGTTTTTCCGGCAGGCGACGTACAGCCGGCAGAGAGCATGACACCGATGAAAACTGCGATGATCAACAGCATAAGAGAGAATCTGATTTGATTGTGTTCCATTGTTTTCAAGCCTCCCATAATGCCGGTTATAGCAGAACCTCACGTAAGATCATAATCGCAAAGACCAGCATAATCAGACCAATAATCAGACGAAGAGATCTTCTCTGATCAATCCGCCACTCGTTCACCCGCTCGGGAGGGATACCCCAGTAGATGAGACCGATGATAACCAGAAGAGGAAATACAAAGGCAATGTTATAGATGAACAGATACCACAGCCCTCCGACAAGGTTTGTTTTCAGTGATATCATCGAGATGATCGAGAGATAAATTCCTCCTGTGCAGGGGAGTTCAAACATCCCTACCAGGATTCCGAGAATGAATGCAGCGGGTATCGATGATTTCTCAACGAAGTGGTTGATCGTCTCTTTCCGTGATTCAGGTATTGCAAGACTCAACCCTCTCCCGGGAAGAATCGCATCCTTGATCATGATGATCGCAAATATCAGGGCGATGATCCCGGCTACCAGAGAGAATCCACTCACCAGGCCGGTGGTCTGGACCACCGTGAAGATGCCGACCCCGGAGAGGAAATAAAAGATGAAGACTGCTGCCGTATAAACCAATCCGGTCAGAAGAACCCGTCGCCGGTTATTGAGGGAGAGCAGATAAGTCAGGAGAAAGACCAGAACCGCAAAGGCACAGGGATTGATACCGTCCAGCAGCCCTGCCCCGAGAATGAGCGGAAGACCGATCTCAAATGAACCACCATATGTAACTCCGGAGATACCGGAGAGGAAGGTATCAATGGGACTTTTTTTGTTCTTCTGCACTGCAAGGGCCAGTGGCTCGTAATAGGTGGAGATAGCATCATATCCTTCGAGCACCACCGGCCCAATGAAGATGACCGGATAGGAGATATACTTCTGATTGTACGCCAGTTTCGCCTCATCAAACAGCTTGCCGTTTGTTGTGTTATTGAAGAGATCGTAACTGGCCGGGTAGATCTCCGGATGAATCTCAGCGAGTCCTTTCAGATACTCAAGGGCTTCATGGCAGATACCACAATGGGTATTATAGAAGAATGCCGTGGAGACTGGTTCATCAGATGCCAGGATATCCTGGATGAGCAGGTCAGCAGGTGTTCCATCCGGAATGGAAGATCCATTCTTTACAAAGACCTCTGCACTGGCAGATGATATGAGCACCGCAAGGCTGCAGATGAGAAGAATGGGTATGAATCGTGATACAGCCGATGACATGTCTCACCAAAATGAAATAGAAGAGAGATTATTCCTCAAAGGATCCGGCAAGTCTCTTGTCGAGGAGATCCTTCAGATAGGTATCGAATTTCCCTTTGTCCCCGACAATATACCATACCTTGACGTTCTCTTCCTTGTGGAACCCGGATACATCGGTCACCCCTATCATCAGTGAAGAGCCTGTTGCTCCGAACTTCTTGACCAGATCGGCATTCTTGGGATCCTGGTAATTGATGTGGTCAAAGACGATCTTCTTGTTTTCAAGTTCAGAAGGATAGGATTTTTTTATCAACTCTTCTGCATAGTTCCCGATGGTAGTACAGGTTATGCATCCGTTTGTCGGGTGAAAGTGATACACTTCAACCTGCTGAACGCCAGGGGTAGTGCTATTTGTTTCTGCAGCAGTGGCTCCGGAGATGAGAAGTCCGAAACAGACGATGCACATGAGCATAGATACGGCAATACCCCTTCCTGCTATTTTTTTTATTGATTGCTGATTCATGAATTCACCTGATTGAAAAAAATACTGATGGGTTTTGATTGCCAGGTTGAGATGATAGGAAATTTCTGGACTGGTGTGACTCCAAGCACGCTCAAATCTGACTGCCCCCTCATTCAATTAATTTTGAACTAATAAAAAGTTGCCGTATAACCAACCCTAATTTTCAGGATTTTTCTTATCGCAGATGTTTAGAATGCGATAATAGGGAACCAAAGGATATCAGGGAAGAAAAAAAGTTGGTTACAGCCAGATCTGAATACACCGCTTTCCGGTCTGGGTTATAGAGTATATCAGATAAATGCCGTCAGATTCTTTGTCTATCAATCCGGCTGTGGTGAGCGTCTTGAGGTGATAGGATAATTTTGAATCTGCGATATCGATCACCTCTTTGATCACACAGACACAGAGTGGCTGAACATTGAGAAGATAGAGTATCTGGAGCCTGATGGGATCTGAAAGTGCAGAAAAAACATTCTTCTTTCGAATAAGTTCTTCATCAGGAGGAAGATATTGCTTAAGACCCTCTACTCCCCCGATCTGACATAAGGTGTCCTCAATCGGTTCAGGTAATCCCATATCCGGTCAATCCTCGTATTGATGTAGATTTTATACACATAGTAACTCCCTATATTCAACGCTCTCAGTATTATTCAATAACAGTTGAAATTGTTGTTGATATCAAATAATCTCTTATTACGATGTTGATCTTCTGGTAAAGAGTTTTTTTATTTTCTTCTATCCACAACACCCGTTTGATGATCCTGTTCGCTCGTCCATCTGATCTGCTGCGATCATCAGTACCCGCCGGATCAGATCTGCGGGAAGTGATTCATAGAGTTCATCCGGAGTCTGGATTGCGCGACATTCAGCAGACTCCTGCTCGACGATACAGGCACAGGACTCACAGCATGTCTGAACCACCCTGGCATTTGTCAGGTACTCTTCCAATGGTTTTCCATTGATCAGCACTTTGTTAGACTCAGGGAGTTGTTCGGACGGGAGCACCGTTTCAGTATATACAATCTGAATCCCTCTCTCAGTCAGTTCAGGTTCCACATCCTTGATCACCGCTGCTACGGTTGTACCGGTTGCAGAGCATCGCACACAGGTATGGGTTACGTCTGCACCGAGATGCAGCCATTCAACATACAATTCTTTTGTCATCAATACTCCCTGGGTTTTCTTTCGTTCTCATGATCTTTTAAATAGTTCACTCTTTCGCTGGTGATTCGATCCTCATGAAATTATGGGTCAGGAGAGATTTAATAAACTTCAACGACTACTTCAATTATTGTTGAAATGTTTGAGGCCAGTTCAGATCAAACACATTGAGATGAGAATTACATGCCCTTTATGATGCCGTTTTTTGGAATGCCAATAATCTTCTTTGCCGGAGCGGTGATCTTCTGCCTCCTGGTGATGATCGGAGTCATGCTTCTGATGCGCCGGATGATGCAGGGAGGCTGTTGCTCAGGGTGTTGCTGTCAGAATTTTTCCCGGGAACAGCGTGAACAGGAAAAGATCGGAGATCAGTGAGGATATCATGAACACAGATGTTCCCTGTTGTCAGGCAGATGCACTCCGGCGAGTCAGACAGGTTCCCGTGAACGGGATTCCTACCGGTATCACCATGCTCGATGAGATTATTGCAGAGGTCAAAGCGATGAACCTCTCTTCTGATCAGCTGGTCAAAGATGCCGTTCTAAAGAAGGTGAAAGTGTACAATTACGTCCCGAAGGCTGCCGAAGACGCGTATCTCAAGGCTATCCTGGCGGTATATCACAAGAGTGGTTCCTCGTAACTAATCCGCATCTGTTCAAATAAAAAACAGGAATTATCATGGTCTTTGAAATTGTTCAAACCGCTGCAGACTGGATCGTCTATACGCTTCTCGGTCTTAGTCCGGAGAGTCAGATAGGGAGTGCTCTGAACTTCTTCCTCTATGATACGGTGAAGATATTCATCCTCCTGCTTGTGATCGTCTTTGTGGTCACCTTTCTCAGGTCGTTCTTCTCGCCTGAGAAGACAAAAGCCTGGCTTGCGGAGCGGAAAGGATCCACCTTTATCGGTCATATCCTGGCTGCACTGCTCGGGATCATCACCCCGTTCTGTTCCTGCTCTGCAGTCCCGCTCTTCATCGGTTTTGTAGAAGCCGGCATTCCGCTCGGGGTTACGTTCACCTACCTGATCGCCGCACCGATGGTGAACGAGGTCGCCCTGGTAATGCTCTATGGCCTCTTTGGCTGGCAGATCGCTCTCACCTACATTGTATCTGGTGAAGTGATCGCGATCGTTGCCGGGCTGGTCATTGGCAGACTGAAACTTGAACGGTTTGTTGAAGAATACGTCTACCAGGTCAAAGTCAAATCCAACCGGATGGCGATGCATACACCGACATACACAGAACGAATCCAGGAATCCTGGATTGAAACGCTTGAGATCATCAAGAAGATCTGGCTCTATGTTGTGATCGGTATCGGAATTGGTGCCCTGATGCATGGCTGGGTTCCTGCCGGAGCACTTGCTGCGTATGCAGGGAAGGATAACCCGTTCGCAGTGATTGTTGCAGTCATCATCGGTATTCCCCTGTACAGCAATGCAGCCGGAGTCATTCCGCTGGTGTCAGAACTGACCCGTGCCGGGGTCGCGATGGGAACCGCTCTCGCTTTCATGATGGCCGTGACCGCTCTCTCCATCCCTGAGATGATTCTGCTCAGAAAAGTTCTCAAACCCCGGCTTCTTGCCATTTTTATCGGAGTGGTTGGTTCGGGAATTATCCTTACCGGGTATCTCTTCAACTGGCTGATGGGATAGAGGAAGAGAAAATTATTGGTCGAAAGATGAATATTTGAGAAGTGACAATTAGTTCAAAATACGGTGAAATGATGAAACTCGAAATTTTAGGCTCCGGATGTACGAAATGCAAACGAATGTATGACAACGTGAATGAGGCAGTGAAGAAGGCAGATCTTCAGGCCGAGGTCATCAAAGTTGAAGATCTGAGTGAGATCGTCAGTCGTGGTATTCTGATGACCCCTTCCCTGTTTGTAGACGGGGAAGAGGTTGTGGCTGGCCGGGTTCCAACCGTGAATGAGATCATCGAGATCCTCAAGGGGGCATAATGGCAGAGCAGGCACCCTGTTCCTGTGGCGGCGGGGACAAATCACGGATCATCTTCCCCTGCTGCGGGCAGGCGAACACCGGACAGATCTCGAACGCCGCTGCGATCCAGCTTGATGAGGAATCGTACGGGGGATATGCCTGCACCGCTCTGCTTGCATCATCTGAAGCCCTTGCAAAACGTGCCAACGAGGTCGATGAGGTTGTTGCGATCGACGGGTGCGGGATGCATTGTGCAAAGAAGATCGCCGAGGCGGCAGGAGTCCCGGTTCACCAGCACCTGGTGATCACCGATCTCGGTGTTGAAAAGAAGAGTGGTGACCGGTCATTCACCCCTGACCAGGTCGAGGTGATTGCCTCAACTGCCTGGAAAGGTGAAGGAAAACTCCAGGAGTCAGGGAAAGGAAAGAAACCTTCAGACGGATCAAGCGGGTGCGGTTGCGGCGGGAAGTGCTGCTAATCTCATTTTTTTATGCATGATGATGACGGGATAACCCTGATCACCTGCTCCGGGATATCTAATACGGGTAAACTCACCGCGAAGACCGGAGAGCATCTGATGAGGAATTGTCCGGGTATGATTGAGCATTGTATCTCCTGCCGGGTGGATCCGGACCGGCTCTGTGATGCTCTTTCTCAGGCAGAAAGGATCGTTGTTCTTGATGGATGTTCTGACTGGTGCGGGAGAAAGAAGGTGAAGGAGCATGGGTTTGATCCTGATATTCATCTGATCGCAACCGAGTGCGGTATCGTTAAAAACGGGATGGAAGATCCCCGGTTTGACGAGATTGAGCATCTGACCGCGATTGTCCGGGAACAACTCCGGTGATGGGACAACCGGATCTCTTTCGTTCTTCTTTTGATTTGCATGAACGATAAAAAACGATATAACGGAATGGCTCTCCCGCTCCTCATTCTTGCAATCACCACCGTGCTTCTCATTCTGTCGGGCGGTTGTGGGTGCAATAAAAGTTGTATCCTGGGAAACCAGTCATTCCCTGAACCGGGACAATCGGCTCCGGTTTTCTTTTCGTCAGATGCAATCGAGGTGTATCATTTCCATCCTGCCCAGCAGTGTTACTCATGCCAGGTCCTTGGCCAGCTTGCAGAAGAGACCGTGAACTCCTCATTCGCCCGTGAGCTGGCAGATGGGAGACTAATCTTTGTACATATCAACGCAGAACTGCCTGAGAATGCAGAACTGGTATCCCGGTACGGAGTGACTTCGTCGTCACTGATGATCGGGTACACCAATGAGACCGGTTTTCACGCAGAGAATCAGATCGGACTCTGGTATACGCTGGGAGATAAAGAGGGGTTTATGAATGATCTCCGGAGTGCAGTGTATGAACGACTGGGCAGAAACCAGAGATAGTGTACCACTACATCTCCGGTTTCAGGCATATCATCAGGTACACGTGGATGATGGTGAGATGAATGAATAATGACACCAATTTGAAAGACGAGATCCAGACACTCTGTGCCGGATTTAACACACATTTCATCGAGCGTGACGAGGAGATTCTCGGTGCCGTTCTAGCGATTCTCTCTAATGAGAATATCCTCTATCTCGGTCCGCCAGGAACCGCAAAAACATATCTTGCCCAGAGTATCTGCAGATCCATCAGAGGAGCGGACTTTTTCTATTACCTCCTGACCCGGTTCACCACTCCGGAAGAGATCTTCGGGCCATTGTCGATTAAATCCCTTGAGAATGATGAGTTTCGAAGAAAGACTGATGGGTGTCTTCCCGCCTCTCACATTGCATTCCTTGATGAAATATTCAAGGCAAACAGTTCTATCCTCAACAGCCTGCTCACCATCTTGAACGAGCGACAGTTTCACAACGGAACCGAGGTGATTGATACCCCGCTTCTGACGGTGTTCGGGGCATCGAATGAACTTCCTGAAGAAGACGAGAGCCTGGAAGCACTATACGACCGTTTTCTCTTCCGGTACGATGTCCGGTACATTCAGAATGAAGAGAATGTGAAAACACTGCTCTTCATGTCTGGTCCTGATTTTTCTCCCCTGACAACTCTCACCACAGAAAAGATCGCCTGGATCAGGGAGCAGTCCCGGTCTGTCCAGATTCCCGGGGAGGTGCAGGATATTATCCTCTCCCTGAAACGACATCTGGAACAGCGGGATTCAGAAGAAGGAGATGGATTCTGGGTATCTGACCGGCGGTGGAAGAAGATCACCGGGGTACTCAGGGTTGCCGCTGCCGCAAACGGGAATGGATCTATTGACCGGACTATGCTCCTTCTGCTCCAGCACCTGCTCTGGGATCTGCCAGAGCAGAAAGAAGAGATTCGAAACCTGATCATCGATCACCTGGTAACCGGGGGGACAGACACTGAACATCTGGAGGCAGGAATCCTGCATCTGCAACAGATGCTTACCAAAGGAGATGCGTTTGTTGAAGATGTCAGCTTGCCTGTCCCTGTTTTCGCTCATGATAGCGACGGAAACAATCAGAAGATTGTCTCATATGCTGATCTCGTAGCGGCATCAAAGGATGAAAAATGGTTCTATTTTACTGTTGAACTCTCTTTTTCAACCGGATATCCCTTCACTCAAATCATGGATATATTACAGAAGGAGTATCAGTTTTCTCCCAAAAAATCTCCGAATCCCGATAGGAAGGCTGTCTGCGAGGCAGAGTACGTGTATCTCATGGAACAGTTCCAGAGGTATCTCACTGCAGTCAGAGAGGGAGCCGTTCTCCTGAAACAGAACCTTGAGGCAAATATCTGGCTGACACGTTCAGACATTGATGAGGTGATCAGTGTCCAGCAGAATCGGCTTGCCCGGGTTCATCTGTTTGAAGAAAAGATGGACACCCTGACCCATGCCATCCGATCCTGACCACTGATGAGAAACACATGAGCCCATCTGTTTACGGTCCCGGTCTCCGGTATCCCCGCTCAGTCGTAGGCAGAACTCTTGTCCGGGAACTTACCGCAGTCCCCCGGAGGATTCCCCGTGATGTACGGGAAGATCTTGTATCCATCATGGTTCTGGAGCTCATCGAAGGGGTACATCTGCAGATTCGTGATTCTCAGAAGTTCAGAGAGCGGTATGGGATCTTCTACCCGATTCTGATCCATCTTCGCCATTCTCCATTATGGCACGCAGTACAGGACCTGGCAAGAGACTCACCGGAGACAGCGGCAGGTGTTGCCCGTGTTTTTATCACCACGATCCTCGAACTCATCGATCGTGCTCCGGTTCCTGGCAGGGAGATGTATGCCGATCTTGACGAGGAGATACGGGCGTTTCTAGCATTATGTGAGCTATCATGTCAAGAGGTTCTGGTTCCCGATGATCTGTCCTCCCTTATTGCCGAGTTTTCTTATCTCCTCTCCCGGGTGATATCCGGAGAACTGCAGAGTTCACAATCCATGGAACCATTCTGTGAAGCCTGTCTGGCAGCCATCCAGCATTATAAGGATGCGATAGCCGCAGAGGATGAGAGTCAATCAGTGCCGGATTCTGAACCGATGCAGGATCTGATCGCTGATTTTCGGCAGGTGATAGACGATCTACTAGATGAATCCGGGTCATATCATGATGATTCATCTAGAACAGGGACCAGTTCACCACAGAACGGGCCGGGAGGAAAGGGAGAAGGGAGCGGTCAGGGACCGGATACTGCACGGGTTCTGTCTCTGATCCGGCAGATCAGAGAACTTCTTCTGGAACAGAAGAGGCAGCCTTCCGGAATGCCGGAGATGCAATCAGATTTTTTTCAACCAAAGGATGAAGCATCCCGGTTC
This window encodes:
- a CDS encoding arsenate reductase ArsC — protein: MKQNVLFICTHNSARSQMAEGYLNATYGDQYQGLSAGTEVTRVHPLAIRAMEEIGIDITHHRSKALIEFFDLDIDLVVTVCDSANAACPMFPGAKQMVHVSFPDPSGATGNEEEQMKIFRQVRDEIITWIDANLKK
- a CDS encoding aromatic aminobenezylarsenical efflux permease ArsG family transporter translates to MTDLMSFMEAMGTSDIPLVAAFFIGLMMAISPCPMATNVTAIAYVSRKIGDSRYTILVGLLYSLGRMFVYVAIAALIVLCGLNVQSIALFLQEYGDLLLGPILLVCGILMLEIIPLSFGFEHAGLQELKERMSQKLSDQGLLGSFLLGILFALSFCPFSAVLFFGMLVPLALSTQDPIGVPLAFGFATGLPVILFSVLLVTGVKRCSNFLGKVQAAEVWFRRIVAVIFILIGLYFTALLFMG
- a CDS encoding nitrophenyl compound nitroreductase subunit ArsF family protein translates to MEHNQIRFSLMLLIIAVFIGVMLSAGCTSPAGKTAGAGVMSPVEKVEVYHFHPTNGCRSCTIVGDYAEETVNTFFPNELKNKKIVFDHINYQEPKSADLVERYGVTGSSLMIGVYNKTAFNRESNHKVWYMTGNKTQYMNYLKGVIDLRLAGDLS
- a CDS encoding cytochrome c biogenesis CcdA family protein, coding for MSSAVSRFIPILLICSLAVLISSASAEVFVKNGSSIPDGTPADLLIQDILASDEPVSTAFFYNTHCGICHEALEYLKGLAEIHPEIYPASYDLFNNTTNGKLFDEAKLAYNQKYISYPVIFIGPVVLEGYDAISTYYEPLALAVQKNKKSPIDTFLSGISGVTYGGSFEIGLPLILGAGLLDGINPCAFAVLVFLLTYLLSLNNRRRVLLTGLVYTAAVFIFYFLSGVGIFTVVQTTGLVSGFSLVAGIIALIFAIIMIKDAILPGRGLSLAIPESRKETINHFVEKSSIPAAFILGILVGMFELPCTGGIYLSIISMISLKTNLVGGLWYLFIYNIAFVFPLLVIIGLIYWGIPPERVNEWRIDQRRSLRLIIGLIMLVFAIMILREVLL
- a CDS encoding nitrophenyl compound nitroreductase subunit ArsF family protein, with the translated sequence MNQQSIKKIAGRGIAVSMLMCIVCFGLLISGATAAETNSTTPGVQQVEVYHFHPTNGCITCTTIGNYAEELIKKSYPSELENKKIVFDHINYQDPKNADLVKKFGATGSSLMIGVTDVSGFHKEENVKVWYIVGDKGKFDTYLKDLLDKRLAGSFEE
- a CDS encoding metalloregulator ArsR/SmtB family transcription factor gives rise to the protein MGLPEPIEDTLCQIGGVEGLKQYLPPDEELIRKKNVFSALSDPIRLQILYLLNVQPLCVCVIKEVIDIADSKLSYHLKTLTTAGLIDKESDGIYLIYSITQTGKRCIQIWL
- a CDS encoding DUF2703 domain-containing protein yields the protein MTKELYVEWLHLGADVTHTCVRCSATGTTVAAVIKDVEPELTERGIQIVYTETVLPSEQLPESNKVLINGKPLEEYLTNARVVQTCCESCACIVEQESAECRAIQTPDELYESLPADLIRRVLMIAADQMDERTGSSNGCCG
- a CDS encoding permease gives rise to the protein MVFEIVQTAADWIVYTLLGLSPESQIGSALNFFLYDTVKIFILLLVIVFVVTFLRSFFSPEKTKAWLAERKGSTFIGHILAALLGIITPFCSCSAVPLFIGFVEAGIPLGVTFTYLIAAPMVNEVALVMLYGLFGWQIALTYIVSGEVIAIVAGLVIGRLKLERFVEEYVYQVKVKSNRMAMHTPTYTERIQESWIETLEIIKKIWLYVVIGIGIGALMHGWVPAGALAAYAGKDNPFAVIVAVIIGIPLYSNAAGVIPLVSELTRAGVAMGTALAFMMAVTALSIPEMILLRKVLKPRLLAIFIGVVGSGIILTGYLFNWLMG
- a CDS encoding thioredoxin family protein; translation: MMKLEILGSGCTKCKRMYDNVNEAVKKADLQAEVIKVEDLSEIVSRGILMTPSLFVDGEEVVAGRVPTVNEIIEILKGA
- a CDS encoding putative zinc-binding protein, yielding MAEQAPCSCGGGDKSRIIFPCCGQANTGQISNAAAIQLDEESYGGYACTALLASSEALAKRANEVDEVVAIDGCGMHCAKKIAEAAGVPVHQHLVITDLGVEKKSGDRSFTPDQVEVIASTAWKGEGKLQESGKGKKPSDGSSGCGCGGKCC
- a CDS encoding putative zinc-binding protein, with the translated sequence MHDDDGITLITCSGISNTGKLTAKTGEHLMRNCPGMIEHCISCRVDPDRLCDALSQAERIVVLDGCSDWCGRKKVKEHGFDPDIHLIATECGIVKNGMEDPRFDEIEHLTAIVREQLR
- a CDS encoding nitrophenyl compound nitroreductase subunit ArsF family protein; translated protein: MNDKKRYNGMALPLLILAITTVLLILSGGCGCNKSCILGNQSFPEPGQSAPVFFSSDAIEVYHFHPAQQCYSCQVLGQLAEETVNSSFARELADGRLIFVHINAELPENAELVSRYGVTSSSLMIGYTNETGFHAENQIGLWYTLGDKEGFMNDLRSAVYERLGRNQR
- a CDS encoding AAA family ATPase gives rise to the protein MNNDTNLKDEIQTLCAGFNTHFIERDEEILGAVLAILSNENILYLGPPGTAKTYLAQSICRSIRGADFFYYLLTRFTTPEEIFGPLSIKSLENDEFRRKTDGCLPASHIAFLDEIFKANSSILNSLLTILNERQFHNGTEVIDTPLLTVFGASNELPEEDESLEALYDRFLFRYDVRYIQNEENVKTLLFMSGPDFSPLTTLTTEKIAWIREQSRSVQIPGEVQDIILSLKRHLEQRDSEEGDGFWVSDRRWKKITGVLRVAAAANGNGSIDRTMLLLLQHLLWDLPEQKEEIRNLIIDHLVTGGTDTEHLEAGILHLQQMLTKGDAFVEDVSLPVPVFAHDSDGNNQKIVSYADLVAASKDEKWFYFTVELSFSTGYPFTQIMDILQKEYQFSPKKSPNPDRKAVCEAEYVYLMEQFQRYLTAVREGAVLLKQNLEANIWLTRSDIDEVISVQQNRLARVHLFEEKMDTLTHAIRS